From the Colletotrichum lupini chromosome 10, complete sequence genome, one window contains:
- a CDS encoding maltose permease MAL61, with product MALIMEGMDAAIGNGNNLGSIIGLLLNGWLYIP from the exons ATGGCCCTGATTATGGAGGGCATGGAC GCTGCTATTGGCAATGGTAACAATTTGGGAAGTATTATCGGACTGCTTCTGAACGGCTGGCTTTA CATTCCCTAG